The DNA window TGGAtagggaattagggtttagtcTAACAAGATTTAGTTCTCATAAGTGCTATATTTATGCTGGTTGGATATGGATCCCTTGTAGTTGAGGAATTGTAATCCTATATTTCTGATGAATTATAATTGTGTAGTTGTGGTGTTTCTTTCGGCATGTATGACCTTTTGTTCCACAGGGATTTCCCATGTGGTTTTTTCCAATAAAAATATGCTAAAATCATGTTTGACATGCAGATCTTACGTAACTTCTAGAACGTTCTTAATGAAGTTTTATTTGACCTAAAAAAATTTTACTTCTTGGTTGCTATTTACATTTCTAATATGGACGACAACGAGATTCCAAATTCAATTCCTCCCTCCTAATGTTTGTAAAATGTTGCTAATAATAAATAATCACAAGTAAATTTTCATTTGGCAAATTGGCTGAAATAATAAATGTACAAGTTTCAATTGTTATCCCTTTGTAGTATTTGATGGATATACACCCAACACTCATCGTCAGTATGTAATTTTGATCGGTTCAACAAttacaatttataaattcatattTCAGCATATTTCTTTATGTAGTTTACAAGTTTTAtaacatttcaaattttcatgttGCAGTGGTAGAGCATTTTATCCTCTACACCCCTAGCATGAATTCAACCCCAAACAATCACTCCTTTTGAAAagcagaaaaaggaagaaaatctcCAAATcatataaatatagaaatatgctttaaaaataataaaaaacaatcaaGCTAAGAGAAACCAGATACCGTTTTGAGAGAGAGATCCAGAATTCTCACTATTTTTTAGATTTATAAACCAAATTCAAGTTAATGAAACCTTTAACAGGAATTTTCACAAAACTATCAACTAATCAGAACGGTTTTTTATTAGGTTATGGTACTTGATTCGCCATAAAAGAAGAGGATTATATTATAACAATCCCTTTAGTTACTTCGTTCTCTATTTCTATGTGAGAGAATTCTtaagaaaatcattttgtttctaCCAAGCTAAAACAATTTGTCGAATAAAAGAATTGTCTTCCAAATTTCAACAGAAACCCAACAACATGGGTTAAAGTCTAAAATTctaagaaaacagattgtataCAATTCTGGATGCTAAGATCATCattcaaacaaaaacaattaaaatatttaattggCTATTCTCTTTCAACACCAAAGTTTAAATCCCTCCCCGTCGTTTagataattttaatgaaaaatatgttaaggtttgtaaaaaaaaatcgaattgaaaataaaatttgccACAAATATTGTAATATTTCATTGGGAAAAATCAGATTAATACTTCAttatttcctttctttcttatcacaaaacaatgaaaaatatgttatgatttgtaaaaagaaaaaaatcgaaTCGAAAATTTGCCACAAATATTGTAATATTTCATTGGGAATAATCAGATTAATATTtcattctttcctttctttcttatcACAAAACAGAATACAACATAAACTCATTGGTGGTGTTGGTCTCCATATAAGCTGCCGCCGCCGCCTTGACGCCGCAACTGGTCATGATGACGTCATCGGCTGATCTGCCATTGGTGGTGGGCTTCTTCTGGGGGGGAAGATGATGGTGTTCTTGATCGGAGGTAGAGGAGCTGCAGGGAGGATGGTAATACAACCGTCCGGTTTGTGGGCAATGAGAGTGAAACCTTGCTGCTATTCTCACCCCCGTATCCAATAATTCCACCCACTTCGCCGCCATCTTTCTGGATTTTTATGTCTCTCTGCCGATCTTTTTCTTGCTCTCTtcgtagagagagaaagagagaaatctagagagagagaacccAATACAAAGAAGGGGGAGACCTTGGTCCTTTTAATAGCCTTTCCTATGGTATTTGTGTCTTTCCATTTGTACGGTTTTTATACAAAGGTCCCAAAGTTTCTATCAATTGTTGTGGTgcccttttattttcattaatttcttcttATGTGAAAGGCTTCAACGAATCAATTTACTCAATTTTTAGGGCAAGTGGTGGTGTGGATATATTAAAAGAGCTTACGAAAGAAAcaaatttaactaaaaaaacATGGTAGATTCTATTATTTTGGTGTGGGTTAGCACGATTTCAACAACCAACTGTGGGGGTACAGAATCAAATTCTACGATTTATTAAAAAAGAATAATTTTTTAGTTTATAAGGTAGTAGCGTATTTGGACAATTAAACTTAAAACGTCAGAACTTGTGATTTGCCACTTACTTATGTGGagtgtgaaattttttattaacttaaAGATTTAAGGTACgtttaatttgatatcaagTGAGATGAACATGAATTCAGACTTGCATGCTTcacatataaatttataaattaaaaaattgcacGATTTTTTTTATGGGGATGTGTCAACGTGTCACGTGATGACCATAATGAAATAGAATTCCACCATATTGATGAAAAGTTCAAATATAGCAGAGTTGAATGactgaaatgaaaatatgccAGAATAAATAACCCTTACAACTTTTTCTAGGCCAAGATTTGACTCATTCATTTTGTTAATTCATTTTTGGTCCAAGGAATGCTGCGTCATGTTCTGCAGCGCTACGCGTTGAATATTCGCATTTAGTCGAAGACTCGGTGCTGAAACGCAAGAACATACGCCGCTTATCTGGTATTGAACGCTTTATGGCATGAAAATACCGAAAAGTCCCTTCTTATAAGCCCTTTGTTGGATTTCCTTGAGGGTTCTTCAGATAACTatccattctttttttttttttttttgtggaacaATCGATATTATCTACCCTAAGAAAAGGGGCAAGACTTAAtctcataatgagctagcaataatgtggttcaaattcgtttttgaaaAGAATCGAACTTAATACCTCTTATTTATCAGTGGAGATGaaaattattcatttttatccTTTGATACGTGAACTATGATACATTTCAAGAACAATCACCAGCCATCCATCGATCATGTCATACGGAATATATAATTATagcattttaattaaaatattaccTTGTCGGtttctttaaagaaaaatggattGGTACGTATTAGTGAATAAAAATGTATAAAGGTTGCTTAAACTGTCCAAATTTGAAACTATCACGGGATGGTCTAGTAGTTAGTGTAAATTCTAAACTCGTAGCACGACTGATCATGAGTTCAATTCTTGACGCTAATAAATTATACAATGATAATTGGAAGATAGCTGAAATGTCTCTATGAGTCTTTTCAACTTCTGTAAAAGTAGATTGTCGTAACTTCGCCACTAACtagtttctttttaaaaaacaaaacaccgCCCTAATTTGGTGCTTTATTCTTTGCTTATGCATTAGGTTTCTGGTTATTCATTTCAAAGCCAAAGTTCAGGTTCGTCATTCCATTCACACCGGATTAAATGCCAAACCAATACTTACCTCACGTTAGTATAAAGAACGTTCCATTATATTAACTAATTAACCtttacaattttatattttattttctggtGTCACTATATACACACCtagaatatatattatattcgCAGCTTTAGCTATCCATCATATACCAAAATTTTCCCAACCCAATCAAGGGAGCGGATCCGGATCGGATAGCTAAAACCCCATTATTTCTGACCCGACCCGTACATGCTCAACCGGGTCTCCTTAGCTACCTACCAAGCTAGCTACCTTCTCATGCtacctgcaaataaaaacaataaatcataattaatatgaaaatgaaatttaaGTGAATTTAAGCAGCTATTAGAATCTTGAATTATGATCGTACTAatattataaggaaaactaatgaaaatggcttgaaaactttgagttttaatgataaggacaaaataaagggtaaagtgaatagtaccaggattgactttttagtgtaaaaatgtggtttttcgttaaagtgaacagtaccaggtgcttttcgttaaagttcccaatatTATATTTGTTaactgttgaaattttttttttttttgttaaagtgaaaatatttttgttcgTCACCATATAAATTAtcggtaaataaataaattaacaaattttaaaatttaaattcatttgGCAACACTTGAATAACAaacttataaatatatataccgaGTAAACATAAGGATTGTGACGGCCTCCAGAGCCTGCTCTTTTGACCTTCTCTAGCTTCAACAACCTGCAGCAACAGAAAGACACCATCTGTATTGGTCAACAATATTTTTCACCACGAGCAGCCAATTACATATTGCCACGTAATGTTGTGTTATAGGTTCATACTAACAAATAACAAACCACTATAGTTGGATGCATTTCAACCGTCGGATCCTCTTCCCCCGTCTTTCCACTGTTTAGAACCGACGGTCGAAAAGCTCCAACCATTCGTGCGTATCACACGCAAGGTTCCACGTGTCATAAAcatgaagagagagaaggggaatGCTAACATTCTGAGCGCTTTGCTGGTGTCAGGACTGTCACCGATGGTCTGACGGATCTTGACTTCAGACAGCCAGCCGGCGCCGGACAAGAGCTTCAGAATGGCGTCGGCTTTCCGGCGCATGTGAGACGACCAAGTCAGCCGCCTTCGTTTCATCGGATCCTCCCGGACCACCGCAAGCTTGATACTGCTCCATCCTGATCTCGACACGTGGTGCTGGCTTCGGCTTCGCGCGCTGGAAGCCGCGCTGGAGGTGGTGGACACGCACGAAGACTCTGTGGTCTCAGATCCGAACGACGCCGTCGCTTTGGACGATCCAGAGATGGTTTTCCAGGTCGTCTGAGTCTTTGAGCGGCTTCTCCGAACAACCTGATTAGGAAAAAATACAAATTATGTAAACAAGAAAGCAAATACTAATTGATTAGAGAGATTAATTAAAAACCAGATTAAATAATCAAACTTCTTAATCATCTGCTTAATCTTCGTTCCTGAAAACGATATTCTAGCAAATTCACGAACACAAAAATCACAGTCCGATTTCTTGCCAAAATACAGCCAAACAGCAGATTAAGAACAACATTAATTAAGCAAATTGTCGATTTGTTTGTGTAAAATGCAATCGGATTATGCAGAAACTCAGTCAAACAGAGtgcaaaaaaattggaagaaaaacagagagagagagagagagagagagagagagagagagaagctcaGGTTGAACTGAGATTCATCTCACTGTGaagagaaaa is part of the Malus domestica chromosome 12, GDT2T_hap1 genome and encodes:
- the LOC114820191 gene encoding uncharacterized protein, whose product is MAMAPFPSPTERIVASALLLLTATPPKFCLDDERERSKIESCRGSSVSGDSIKSCTSLITTSDISTDEIRARKIRIMALAALRRQMNLKVVRRSRSKTQTTWKTISGSSKATASFGSETTESSCVSTTSSAASSARSRSQHHVSRSGWSSIKLAVVREDPMKRRRLTWSSHMRRKADAILKLLSGAGWLSEVKIRQTIGDSPDTSKALRMLLKLEKVKRAGSGGRHNPYVYSVA